The genome window GGGTCCGCCCCTCCGGCACCGTTTCCTCGGGATATTCGTAGCGCAATTCGTCGAGGCTGAAGCGGATCGCATCGGCGAAGTCGCGGGTCGCCGAAATCGCGTGCGGCCAGCGCTCGAACAGGCGGATCATCTCGGCCGGCGACTTTAAATGCCGCTCGGCATTAGGCTCGAGCAGATAGCCCGCCTCGGCCAGCGTCGTCTTTTCGCGGATGCAGCTCATCACGTCCTGCAGCGGCCGCCGCTCGGGCGCGTGATAGAGCACGTCGTTGGTCGCGAGGATCGTGCAGCCATGCGCCCGCGCCAGCCGGTCGAGCCGCTCGATCCGCGCCAGGTCGTCCCCGCGATAGAGATAGGATGCGCCGACGTGGCGAAGGCCCGGCAACGCCGCACGCAGTCCCGGCAAGCCCGCCGCGAACGCCTCCAAGTCGCCCCCCGGCATGGCGATGAACGCGATCCCCTCGGCATGCGCCGCGATCTCGTCCAGAGTCAGGTCGCAGTCGCCCTTGGCGCTGCGCATCTTGCCCAGGCTCAGCAGCCGCGACAGCCGCCCATAGCCCTCGCGGTCGAGCGGGTAGGCGAGCAGCGAACATTCACCCCTCCCGCCTGCGGGAGGGGAAGAGGCGCAAAGCGCCGAAGGGGAGGGCCTGTCGACAGCAGCACAGGCCCTCCCCCCGGCCCCCTCCCGCTCCGGCGGGAGGGGGAGCATGAGCCGGCACCCCACCAGCGGCCGCAGTCCCGCCCCCTTGGCCGCGCTGTGCATCCGCACCACCCCGGCGAGCGTGTCGCGGTCGGCGATGCCGATGCTGTCCATGCCCATCGCATGCGCCGCCAGCACCAGCTCGATCGAATCCGACGCGCCGCGCAGGAACGAGAAGGGCGACGCCACGCCCAGCTCGACGAACGGCGCGGGCGCGATCGGCGCCGGCCGCTCGCCATCGCCGAGCATCAGCGTCTTGCGCGCAAATCCGGTATATTCGGGCATCAGCCGAACAGCCCGTGCAGATACCACGCAGGCGCCCCGCCGCGGCCGTCGTCGTGGAGACCCTCGCGATAAATCCAGTAGCGCCGCCCGGCGCCGTCCTCGACTCGATAGTAATCGCGCAGCCGGGCGCTCGATCGCTCGCGCCACCATTCGGGCGCGATCCGCTCCGGCCCCTCGGCCCGGACCACGTCGTGCACCACTCGCCGCCAGCGGAACCGCCGGGGCAATCCGGCCGGCGTGGCATAGATCACCTCAATCGCCTCTGGCCGGTCGAGCAACCGCTGCGGCCGCGCCCGCTCCTCCCTGGCCGCAGGCCGGGGAGGGGGACCGTCCGCCGAAGCCGCAGGCGAAGGCGGATGGTGGAGGGGTTTGGTGCCGATCCCTCCCGTCTCCTCCCACCCCACCGCCCGCTCCGGCAAATGGCTCTCCCTCGCCGCAGGCCGCCGCACCTTGCCCGGCCCGAGCTTGCTCACCAGCCGGTCGACCAGCCGCGCCACCGCCACTGCCGGCGGCGGCTCGCCGCCCAGCCCGTCCTGCGCCGAGCCCAGCGGCTCGCACCATTCGGCCTCGAGCACGAAGCCGTCGAAGCCGAAGCCGGGGTCGAGCTCGGCCGCCTTGTCGCCCAGGATGCGCAGCAGATGCTTCGGCTCGCGGCTCGGCAGCGCGCACGCCGCCACCGCCACCGCGACCTCGCCGTCGACCCGGTAGCCGGCCAGCACCAGCCGCCGCGCGCCGAGCCGCCGCTGCTCGAGCTGGCGCACCAGCTCGGGCATCATCAGCGCCAGCGATTGCGGCGCCGCGGCGGGGTCGGCGACCGGCTCGGCCAGCCGCAGCAACGCGCGCGGCGCGGGCTGGTCGACGATCGGGGTCAGCGGGTCGGCCTTGCGGCCCAGCGCGCGGTCGAGCGCGTCCAGCGGATTGTCGGCCTCGCGAAAGCGCCGCGCCAGGCTCCGGCGCTCGATCCCGGCCAGCGCACCGATGGTCTTCAGGCCCAATCGCTCGATCACCCGCGTGACGTCCGCCGCCAGCCCCAGCGCCGCCACCGGCAGCGGCGCCAGCATCGCCGCCAGCCCCTCGCGTGGAGCGACGATTGCCGCCGCGCCCCCGAACCGCGCCAGTGCCCACGCCGCGCGCGGGGTCGGCGAGATCGCCGCCCGAGCGGTCAGTCCAAGCCCGCCAAACCGCGCGACGATGTCGCCCAGCAGCCGCTGCTCGTCGCCGAACAGATGCGCCGCCCCACTCGCATCGAGCAGCAGCGAGTCCGCCGAATCGACCTCGACCGCCGGCGACCAGCGGCTTGCCCAGCGCGCCAGCCGGCGCAGCAGCTCAGCGTCCCCGGCGAGGTCGGCCGCCACCGCCGCAAGCCCCGGGTCGAGCGCGCGCGCGTCGGTCAGCCGCATGCCCGGCCGGGCGCCCGCCGCCGCCGCCGCGGCGGTCACCGCATGGATCCGCTGGCCGTGCTGAACCTCGATGGTCAGCGCGATCCGGTCATCAGCCTGCGGCCCGGCGATCCGCGCCCACCGCTCGATCGCCAGCGCCGGCAACCACACCGAAACCAGCCGGGTCTCCGCCGCTCGTCCCGAGCCCGGCCGAGGGATCATGGCTCAGCACCCAGCGGCCCGGCTTGCCGCCGCGCACCCGGAACAGCTCGGCATCCCACGCCGCCGCTCCGGGCCCGCGCGAGTTGAGCGGATTGGCCAGGCTCGGAGCGCTC of Sphingomonas mesophila contains these proteins:
- a CDS encoding DNA polymerase Y family protein, with product MIPRPGSGRAAETRLVSVWLPALAIERWARIAGPQADDRIALTIEVQHGQRIHAVTAAAAAAGARPGMRLTDARALDPGLAAVAADLAGDAELLRRLARWASRWSPAVEVDSADSLLLDASGAAHLFGDEQRLLGDIVARFGGLGLTARAAISPTPRAAWALARFGGAAAIVAPREGLAAMLAPLPVAALGLAADVTRVIERLGLKTIGALAGIERRSLARRFREADNPLDALDRALGRKADPLTPIVDQPAPRALLRLAEPVADPAAAPQSLALMMPELVRQLEQRRLGARRLVLAGYRVDGEVAVAVAACALPSREPKHLLRILGDKAAELDPGFGFDGFVLEAEWCEPLGSAQDGLGGEPPPAVAVARLVDRLVSKLGPGKVRRPAARESHLPERAVGWEETGGIGTKPLHHPPSPAASADGPPPRPAAREERARPQRLLDRPEAIEVIYATPAGLPRRFRWRRVVHDVVRAEGPERIAPEWWRERSSARLRDYYRVEDGAGRRYWIYREGLHDDGRGGAPAWYLHGLFG